GGAACGCATGACATACCAAAAAATCTCATCCCCTATCAGATAAGGATCGAACCCCATCTCTTTGAGGCTCCTTCGGAGCTCCCCGATGGCCTCCGGGTAATCGCCGATAAAGGTCCGGGTTAAATAGATGATAGCCACCGGACGCCCTTTGATTTTGAGATAGGCAGGGTGAGAAAAATAATTTTCAGCCAGGTATTTAAAGTCCGAGACCAATTTTTTTATCTTGTCCGGAGTAAAATGGATTCGATCATCAGCCAACCCGAGTCCGGAGGTTTCATAAAAGATGCAAAATCGAATGTCGTTGATATTTTTTGCCTTAAGAATTTTGTCTTTAATGATCCGATCGGTTTTGGGTTGGCCCGGCCACCAGCTTATGGCCCAGAAATTAATGCCGAACTGAGAGGACCAGGCAATATGTTGCTCGATGACCCTGAGGTCCGAGGAATCATATTGTCCTAATTTCGGCAATTGGGGTGGAATTAACCGGGCGTTCAGATAACCCTCACGCCAGTTTCCCGGATACCAGGGGTAATAGTAAGCGCCCACAAGATATTGTTGGACCTTCTTGGATTTTACCGGAACAGGAGTCTCGGAAGAAGGGGAACATCCGGCGGTAAGGCAAGTTAAATAAAAAATAAATAAAATTGTATAGTTAAGATATTTTTTGTCCATAACGGTACAATAAAATTCGTATCGGTTCAGCTTTTTTAAAAACTGCTTTCACGCAGAGGCGCAAATATGGGATTGTTCAAAAAAATCTCTCTGCGTTCTTTGCAGCTTTGCGTGAACACATTTTATAGAAGTCGCATTGATATTAATGACAGAATAAAAATAACCGGCACCAGAAACATGGGGAACAAATTAAGACGGTTTCCCTCTTTTGTAAAGATTAAAAAGTTAAACACCAGCAACCCCAGGGTAGCCCGGGCATAGGACCAGGGTTCCACCCAGATCAATTGGTTTAACAAGGAGGTTAAAAGGGCGTATCCCAGGAAGGTAACGGTCAGAGGACTGTAATATTTAAAGACTTCGTAGACGGCTGTTAGGATCAGGATAACGACCAGGACCATGAACAGGAGTTCGGCATATTTTTCAACGGCAGGACCGCCCTGGCCAAGGGAGATAAATTTTTGCATAATTCCCCGAAAAGGAAGGCCGAAATTCTGAGTGCCGCCGACAAAAGAAAAGGTCTGAAAATGGCTGTGGAGATAAAGCTGCCAGCCTGAATAGGCCAGGGGAGGGAAGAGCATATAGATGAATCGTTTCCATTCTTTTCCCCAAAAAAATGAAAAAAGGAAGGCCAGACTGACCAATAAAGTCGTTTCCTGAGTAAGGGCCGCCAAAGAAAGGGCGATGACCTGCCCGAGAGTTTGTTCTTTAAGGTAAAAAAAGACGGCCATGACCACAAAAGTGATAGCCAACGGTTCGGGCAGGCTGCGCAAAAGGCAAAGCAGGAACCCCCAGGTTGCGGCATAGAACAGGCTATACCAGGGACTGCGGCCGTAATGGGCAAGGATCCGGATGATAAAATAGGTTCCTAATAAAATTCCGAGGAGATTCACCACCACCATCATATAAGGGATCAAGGACGGCTCTCCCAGAGATAGCAGCCAGACCGTCAGGGGGTAGATGATGCGTTGATAACGATAGGCCGGGAAGTCGATATGATCATAAGAATGACCCAGGATGAAGGGATCATGAGCCATATAATAATAGAATTGTCCGTCATAACCGACGCTGCCCTTATGGACAAGGGTCCGGGAGGTCCATATTTGAGGGGCATTAAAGTAATCCCCGATGACCATAAAGCCGGTGATGTTTTTATTAAATTTAAAGGAATACAAAAAAAGGACGGATAGGAAGGTTGCAGCGATTAATAAGAGAACGACAAGGTCCCTTCTTCCAAGGGACCTTTTAGAAAATTTCCATGAGGGTTGAATAAGCATCGGGTGGTCTTCCAATTTGATTTGGCGAGGTCCCTAAAATTTGATGGTCTCATAAAAACTCGTCATTCCCGCGCAGGCGGGAATCCAGGCCATGCCTAACTAATTAAATAGTATGGGAATTTTAATTAATTTTAACACTGGATTCCCGTTTTCACGGGAATGACGAAAATGCGTGCTTACGGACTTTTTACGACTTCATCAAAGTTGAACCAGGAACTTCTCGCAGGAACCATAGCAAAAAGGATTTGATTAGTCGAGCTTAAAAAGTTGACAAGTGGAATGAATAAATGGTTAAATAAAACCGATGGTAACCCTGGAACAAATGAACGAAATTGTGAATAAAGTTGTTTCTAACTGCTTCAATTATTCCTGCAGATGACCTCACTTCGGGCTGCCTCCTCATAGAGAAATTTCAAATATCTTGGATAGTCTTTCATGGGGAAAAGCGAAAAAAAATTGTTTTTCTTTATCATCGGGGTTTCGGTCCTTTCCCGGGGGTTGACCCTTTTTACCCCTGATCTCTGGTTGGACGAAACCATTGTGGGCATCATGGGCCTCCGGGTAATGGCTGGGGATTTCCCCGTATTTTTTTACGGCCAAAACTTTATGGGATCTCTGGAGGCCTTCCTGGCGGGTTCTCTTTCTCTATTGGTGGGTCCGTCTCCTTTGGCCCTGGAACTCCTGCCGGTCATCCTTTCCCTTATCTTTTTGATTCTTGTATATCATGTGTCCAAAACATTCTTCGATCAGGAAACAGCTCTGATAAGCATAGCCCTGTTATCGATTCCCCCATTGTTCTTGCTGCGATGGAGCCATGAGGCCAGGCCCCACTACCCCCTGGTCTTGATGTTTGGGAACTTCCTTTTATTGATTGCCCATAGTTTAATTTATCGAGTGGTCGTTCCAATGACCAGGAGGCTTCTCTTTGTCTTATTGGGGTTATTGTCCGGCCTGGTCTGGTGGACCAATTACCTGTCGATAGTCTATATCCTGCCCGTGGGGCTTTTCCTTTTTTTGAAGGATAAAAAGTTACTTTTCCGTAAAGATTTTTTATTTTTGATCTTTTTTTTCCTGATCGGAAGTCTGCCCCTCTGGGTATATAATCTTTTCCATCAATTTCCGATAACCGGCATAGCCAACCCCGGCCCAGCCTCCAATATCATTCCCTATCTGAAGGATTTTTTTATCAATGCCTTTCCTATCCTGCTGGGGTTTCTGCCTCCTTTAAGCCAGGACAGACTTGACCTTGCCGGTTATCTGATCGTAGGCCCCATTTTTATGGCCGCAGTCCTTTATTATGGTTACAGGTTCCGGCAGTCCATCAAGACGATTGTCATGCTCTCCCTTCCCGAAACAAAAGGTGGCGAACTCCTCCTTTTCATTTTTCTTTTCAATATCGTCCTCCATCTCTTTACCAATTATGGCATTCGCCTTAGCGATAATGATCAAAAATATCTCCTACCGCTTTATGCCTGTTTGCCTATCTTCCTTTCCATTCTGTTATTGGACTTAAAAAAAATATCTGCCCGTTTGTCTTACGGTCTTCTGGGATTAGTCCTTTTTTCTAATTTAACCGGAAATTTGAGACATGACGGCTGGCCTTTCCTTAACCCAAAAGAATTTTCGAACTTTCAGGAAAAGGAAAAGGTCAGAGACCGCCTGATAGACTTCTTGACGAAAAAAGGGTACCGGCGTTTTTATTGTGCCACCGATGGGTACCAATTAACATTTAAAAGTAAAGAGGCCCTTATCTCCGCCCATCCCTATCAGGAAAGTTGTCTGAAGTATGCCGACCTGGTTGATGCATCCCCCAATCCGGCCTATCTTTTCGAAGGAGAAGGCCAGGGTTTTGAAGAAAATATGAAGGCCATCGGCGGCACATACCGGAAGGTCGATGCCCCGGACGGCCATCTGATTTATACCGGTTTTACACCCCCCAAGGAAGAATACCGGATGATCGAGCGCAATCTTTGGAGGGGAACCTCAGACTACTATCCGGCAGAGGCCAACCTGGCCTTTGATGGTTATGTCTCAACCGGATGGGGGACCGGAACTCATCAAAGACAAGGGACCTTTTTTCTGTTGGATCTTGGACGGGTGGAAACTGTAGGAAAAATAACCTGTATCCCGGGCAACTATCGCCAGGTTCCTGCCGGTTATGAGGTGGCCCTTTCTTTGGAAGGAAAAAATTGGCAATTGGCAGCCCGTGTCCCTGAATACAGGGGACCGATATTCTGGTCCGGCTCAACCCCCATGACCAGGGTCCGCCATGGACGGGTGGAAACGGTCTTCTCAC
This window of the Deltaproteobacteria bacterium genome carries:
- a CDS encoding discoidin domain-containing protein — its product is MGKSEKKLFFFIIGVSVLSRGLTLFTPDLWLDETIVGIMGLRVMAGDFPVFFYGQNFMGSLEAFLAGSLSLLVGPSPLALELLPVILSLIFLILVYHVSKTFFDQETALISIALLSIPPLFLLRWSHEARPHYPLVLMFGNFLLLIAHSLIYRVVVPMTRRLLFVLLGLLSGLVWWTNYLSIVYILPVGLFLFLKDKKLLFRKDFLFLIFFFLIGSLPLWVYNLFHQFPITGIANPGPASNIIPYLKDFFINAFPILLGFLPPLSQDRLDLAGYLIVGPIFMAAVLYYGYRFRQSIKTIVMLSLPETKGGELLLFIFLFNIVLHLFTNYGIRLSDNDQKYLLPLYACLPIFLSILLLDLKKISARLSYGLLGLVLFSNLTGNLRHDGWPFLNPKEFSNFQEKEKVRDRLIDFLTKKGYRRFYCATDGYQLTFKSKEALISAHPYQESCLKYADLVDASPNPAYLFEGEGQGFEENMKAIGGTYRKVDAPDGHLIYTGFTPPKEEYRMIERNLWRGTSDYYPAEANLAFDGYVSTGWGTGTHQRQGTFFLLDLGRVETVGKITCIPGNYRQVPAGYEVALSLEGKNWQLAARVPEYRGPIFWSGSTPMTRVRHGRVETVFSPQQCRFVKISLLQDNDANPWSINELFLFSPDYEKGKRRTEPPGNQEIDQLLAFLKAQKIAFVYTDHWLSAVIRARSQGKIGALISNLFLGDNGENTPPADSFTSASLNNKVALIVQTKDNNRLEKVLQESNTFYRQKDLGPFMVFYDFSRSESQGPPFPGSWEVSSNANPHEATKAIDGNPATRWTSGKHQEPGIYYQIDLKRVRLVKGCTLLSGKSINDYPRSLRLYYSLDGHSWKELKTTADSGLYWTGETLLILKKNDERTDYCFSPVYLRYLKLVQEGQDPVYWWSIHELRLF